The sequence below is a genomic window from Neoarius graeffei isolate fNeoGra1 chromosome 4, fNeoGra1.pri, whole genome shotgun sequence.
CCGAGTCGGACAACAGCGACCGCGAGACTCCCTTGGTGGGGGACAATGCGGATAACGGGGCAATCAGCCGGGTGTGGACAAACAACGGCATTAAAGCGGGATCCTTAAGGGATGTTGATTCTGAGTCATCAGAAAGCTCCTCTGACAACTACGATGGCCTAAACAGAAGCCTCCGAGAGAAGTTTATGTGCTTCCTTTTGAAAGGCAGGATACTTGATGAAGTGGTGAAAGGAAAGATAAAGGTGGAGGGGCTTCAGTCAGCCAGCTCAAGGAGGAGGAAACGAAAAACATGCAGAGTGAAAAGGATACCAATGGAAGAAAAAGTTAACGAGGGCTTCAGCTGTGCCTCCCTTACTAACACGGACTTGGATTTTGATTCGTCTATTAGTGAAGAGCGTTCCTTGAGGCAGGATTCGGAAAGTTTGAAAGCACACATAGATTCGCATCTAGGGAACTCCCAAGACCAGAAAAACTTAATTTCAAGCGATAATGGAGGCGGGTGCAATGAAGCCGACACCTACGTGGGTGGCCAACCTATGCCATTAAAGAGGCAGCTGGAAACGGGCTTGGAGACAGAGCACTCGTTTTTCCAATGCACAAAGTGCAATGTTAATTTCAAGGAGAAAAGGCATTTGCATAGGCATATGATGTATCATTTAGATCGGCATAATCAGGTAGGGCAAGCGAGCGTCCTCCGCCCCTTTATATGCAAAGAGTGTGGGCGTTCGTTCTGCGAGCATTCTTCCCTGCAGAAGCACATGCTGATCCACCAGGTGCGAAGGGAGAAGTTGATGGAGGAGATTAAAGACTTGAATGAACTGAGAATGCAGGGAGGAGAAGCTCAGCTGCAGTGTCCCCAGTGTGCTTTTGGAACCAACTGTCCACAAGCATTCACTAATCACGCCAAGACCCATGAAAAGGACAAAAATGATTACACTTGTGTAGAATACACACAGAATCGCACAGTGTTGAGCAAGTCAGATAAGGAAGCACACCAACAGATGGCTCACCTCAGTGCATGCCAAGGAAGAGTCGTAAAACCCTCGGGTATGCTTCTTTGCAAAATTTGCACATTTAGAACAAAGTATAGGGACGTTTTAAGAAAGCACCTGAAACTCGTACATGACCAGCCACTTTGTGACTATGAATTTCTGTCACACAATATGGCAACGGACCCAGACCCTGTAAGGTCAGAGCGGGACAGGACACCAGGCCAAACCGAAGCAGACGACTCCCCTCCACCTTCACTGAAGCCAAAGTTTCTCAGAGAGAGGCAAAAGAAAAGTGGAGCAGGGCTGTCTGCATGGTCAAACAGCCTTGCGGACCTTTTTCTGAGAGATAATGGCACACAAAAATCTTGTAAAAGTTTGAGCTCCTCACTGATCAAGTGGAGCTTTGGCAGCTTGGCAAACAATCTGTCACCGTCGTCCGTGCAACGTGACAAGCCAAGTAAATTATCTCAGCCTACAGAGAGAATAGATGTGACAACAGGTCTCTCCTATGTTGAAGAGGACAATCAAGAATGTGAAAGTTCTGTCTCCAAACGGAACACAAAATGTCTCTCTGGCTTTGGCATTAATCTTGCGACCAAGTTTGCAATCTCCAGCAAAGCTGTACATCTGAACCATGATGTGAACACTTCCAAAGATCACTCTGCTGGAAGCAGTTTAGTGGCACACAAACAAAAATCTCCATCGAAAAGAAAAATGTCCATTCCATATCACAACACGCCCAAGAAATTTCCAATGATTTTACCAAAACGTGAATCAGGAACTCCGGAAAGGCTTGATATTTATTCTTTGCAGAGTGGTGACTACAGTAGTGATAACTTCGGCACAGTTAATCAGGCAAACGATGCTCATTTTCCCAGCGAGAGCACAGCACAATTCCTGGATGGCAGTGACTCCACTGACCCCTTAACTCAGCAGGGACATCTGCTTAAAGACGATGTCCACGACTCTCCTGATCAGTCAGATCTTGATAGCAACATGGAAGACGATGATGAGATCAGTACGCTCATAGTGAAAGAAGAGAACATAGAGAGTGCAGTGAGCGAGGAGAGTCCGGAGTGTACTGATCCTAATCTCGGCGATTCTTGCACCAGCTACTGCGTGTCCCCCTTGTTTGAACCAGATCGGAAGTACTGTCCATATTGTCCTGCTGTGTTTGAATCAGGGGTGGGCTTGTCCAATCACATCAGAGGACATCTCCATAGATGTGGGTTAAGCTACGAGGCTCGTCACATGTTGTCACCTGAACAGGTGGCGTCTCAGGACCGGCAGCCTCGCATTCGCAGAAGAGCGCCCTCCATGAGCAGCAGGATCAGGAGAGGTGAATTATAACCGAAAAATATTTACacccatgtgttttttttttttttttcccatttcttctttttcttctcattttttttctttttcatagcTCGTACATTACACATTAAGTAACTTTAATACAATCGGATGACTTTGTAATAGAATACATTTATATGTTGCCCaatgtagttaaaaaaaaaaatccaggttcAAGATCCTCTAAGGTTTATTCCAGCTGTGTGAAGTGGTGTATCCGAACATCCTACACATTTGTTTTCAATCTTTAACTGTTCAAAATTTTCATATGTAATGAGTGTTGTGTTCTTTTTGTCACAACAGATAAATCTGAATCTCGGACCGAACACACCTGCCCCCTGTGTCGGGGCTGGTTCGACACCAAAACTGGCCTGTCCAATCACGTACGGGGTCACCTGAAGCGGATTGGCAAGCCAATCTCCGGTGTCAGTAAATCTCCCCTGTGCATCCTAACTGAGCTCCTGCAGGACAAAAATGAGCATGGGAACGTTCTCCGAGCGCTTGAGGACAAACCTCGCTTCTCCAGACCCTTCATTTCTCAGAAGTTTGCAGGAAGCGATGGCCCGTTTCATACACCCACTGACATCCCACTGAAGATCCAGCACTCTGCTTACAGGCTGGTCTCTGAGGAGGatgagaagaggaagaggagggaggagATGAACGAGAACAGCAAAAGCACTTTAGAGCTTCTTAAGACACAGAGAGTGGACCAGGCGTCGGCAGTCACATGCCACTCTAAGACAGCCAGAGCCCGCTTTATCATTTCTCCATCCAAGAAGGTTCCTCCTGAAGCTCTGCCTGACTCCATATGTAGCCAAGGTGAGAAATTCACAGAATTATCTGCTTAAGTGAAAATAGATAGATAATACTACGATGCAGTGTTCCAAAAGCAACTAAGAATTAGCAGTATGGTAAATATATTACACTTCACTTCATGAAGCATTTAGTGTCTTGTTAGGTTTGTGAACAAAGTGCCATCAAAATAGCAAAGTAGTAACGTCACAAAAACTATGATTTTTATAATGTGTGTTATAATGACAATTGGTACACAACAGCTGATCAACCAAGCCATGTTTAATTTATGAATACTGCACATTTAAAGGTGCAGTAGGTAAAGTAGCAgatttgtccaaaaaaaaaacccccgcaGGATTAGGTCTCTAACgattaaaaaaaatgaagctGAATCAGATtcgcataactttttttttaaatttattattattattattattattattattattattaaaactccTAGATCCAACCCCTCATAGCCACCCTTGTACACAAACCTCCAC
It includes:
- the znf644b gene encoding zinc finger protein 644; this translates as MKQYFGLEKLVKVDSELNLRNLKAKWRQGDGWQANIQRLTECHGDLVVPYEFPASERLEITCLDGATVLETIDAVSAMAAVRNSAKKEVESAEYYTQELSGSHTSSPTTSTCNNNNSSNSSVGPQQCQSLDSHQSLLNGAQASPFVCGGVLAAPCTDNSLPSGALVNGSASHCTSEEPQVPNKDVSPLPGTDTNPEVLEPPCELQSNTWQKPEGHVMKAPSTRTLSESDNSDRETPLVGDNADNGAISRVWTNNGIKAGSLRDVDSESSESSSDNYDGLNRSLREKFMCFLLKGRILDEVVKGKIKVEGLQSASSRRRKRKTCRVKRIPMEEKVNEGFSCASLTNTDLDFDSSISEERSLRQDSESLKAHIDSHLGNSQDQKNLISSDNGGGCNEADTYVGGQPMPLKRQLETGLETEHSFFQCTKCNVNFKEKRHLHRHMMYHLDRHNQVGQASVLRPFICKECGRSFCEHSSLQKHMLIHQVRREKLMEEIKDLNELRMQGGEAQLQCPQCAFGTNCPQAFTNHAKTHEKDKNDYTCVEYTQNRTVLSKSDKEAHQQMAHLSACQGRVVKPSGMLLCKICTFRTKYRDVLRKHLKLVHDQPLCDYEFLSHNMATDPDPVRSERDRTPGQTEADDSPPPSLKPKFLRERQKKSGAGLSAWSNSLADLFLRDNGTQKSCKSLSSSLIKWSFGSLANNLSPSSVQRDKPSKLSQPTERIDVTTGLSYVEEDNQECESSVSKRNTKCLSGFGINLATKFAISSKAVHLNHDVNTSKDHSAGSSLVAHKQKSPSKRKMSIPYHNTPKKFPMILPKRESGTPERLDIYSLQSGDYSSDNFGTVNQANDAHFPSESTAQFLDGSDSTDPLTQQGHLLKDDVHDSPDQSDLDSNMEDDDEISTLIVKEENIESAVSEESPECTDPNLGDSCTSYCVSPLFEPDRKYCPYCPAVFESGVGLSNHIRGHLHRCGLSYEARHMLSPEQVASQDRQPRIRRRAPSMSSRIRRDKSESRTEHTCPLCRGWFDTKTGLSNHVRGHLKRIGKPISGVSKSPLCILTELLQDKNEHGNVLRALEDKPRFSRPFISQKFAGSDGPFHTPTDIPLKIQHSAYRLVSEEDEKRKRREEMNENSKSTLELLKTQRVDQASAVTCHSKTARARFIISPSKKVPPEALPDSICSQGKFEGNKKICIHCNATFHSGVSLSNHLRAYARRKRIAMLEGTSYECNQKLPRSRSGPKRKAFHTLHTTSEMIYTLTCRFCDLVFQGPQCVQEDWVKHLQRHLMHTAVRGTGAGMVEVPAVCEEPCAPDCVTQGL